In Pseudomonas sp. MTM4, one genomic interval encodes:
- a CDS encoding carbohydrate ABC transporter permease has product MATTTTALPKAPDTRMDSEPTERRRRRLGPSWFLVSPSVALLLLWMLVPLSMTVYFSVIRYNLLYPGENDFVGLENFHYFLTDAGFMPGMANTLILVGSVLLISVVLGVLISALLEAADFAGRGIVRVLLISPFFIMPTVSALVWKNLIYHPVSGILAAVWKFFGAQPVDWLAQHPLASIVIIVSWQWLPFAILILMTAMQSLDQEQKEAARLDGAGPIAIFWHLTLPHLARPIAVVVMIETIFLLSIFAEIFTTTSGGPGYASTNLAYLIYNQALLQFDVGMASAGGLIAVVIANIAAIILVRMLGKNLTEKY; this is encoded by the coding sequence ATGGCTACCACAACCACTGCCTTGCCCAAGGCTCCCGACACTCGCATGGACAGCGAACCGACCGAGCGCCGTCGCCGGCGGCTCGGTCCCAGCTGGTTCCTCGTAAGCCCATCCGTGGCATTACTACTGCTGTGGATGCTGGTACCGCTGTCGATGACCGTCTATTTCTCGGTCATCCGTTACAACCTGCTCTATCCGGGCGAAAACGATTTCGTCGGGCTGGAGAACTTCCATTACTTCCTCACCGACGCCGGCTTCATGCCGGGCATGGCTAACACCCTGATCCTGGTCGGCAGCGTGTTGCTGATCAGCGTGGTGCTGGGCGTGTTGATCTCGGCACTGCTGGAAGCGGCCGATTTCGCCGGGCGTGGGATCGTCCGCGTGCTGCTGATCTCGCCGTTCTTCATCATGCCAACGGTCAGCGCGCTGGTCTGGAAGAACCTGATCTACCACCCCGTGTCGGGCATTCTCGCCGCCGTCTGGAAGTTCTTCGGCGCCCAGCCGGTGGACTGGCTGGCGCAGCATCCGCTGGCATCCATCGTGATCATCGTCTCCTGGCAATGGCTGCCCTTCGCCATCCTGATCCTGATGACCGCCATGCAGTCGCTGGACCAGGAGCAGAAGGAGGCGGCGCGCCTCGACGGTGCCGGCCCCATCGCCATCTTCTGGCACCTGACGCTGCCGCACCTGGCCCGCCCGATAGCGGTAGTGGTGATGATCGAAACCATCTTCCTGCTCTCAATATTCGCTGAAATCTTCACCACCACCAGCGGCGGCCCCGGTTATGCCTCCACCAACCTCGCCTACCTGATCTACAACCAGGCGCTGTTGCAGTTCGATGTCGGCATGGCGTCGGCAGGCGGGCTGATCGCGGTGGTCATCGCCAATATCGCGGCGATCATCCTGGTGCGGATG
- a CDS encoding sugar ABC transporter substrate-binding protein: protein MKTVKLLLGTTCIAMIGATHAAETLTVATVNNADMIRMQRLSQTFEQQNPEIDLNWVVLEENVLRQRLTTDIATQGGQFDVLTIGMYEASLWGDKGWLAPMTDLPADYDLDDVFPSVREGLSVDGTLYALPFYAESSMTYYRTDLFEQAGLQMPERPTWTQMAEFAEKLHKPDQDQYGMCLRGKAGWGENMALVTTVANAFGARWFDEQWQPEFNSPEWTKAATFYVDLLSKYGPPGASSNGFNENLALFNTGKCAMWVDATVAGSFVTDSSQSKVADKVGFAFAPHQDTDKGSAWLYSWALAIPTSSQQKEAAKTFAAWATSKDYAKLVAETDGVANVPPGTRESTYSEEYMAAAPFAEVTLQSLKQADPASPSAKPVPYVGIQLVTIPEFQAIGTQVGKMFAAALTGQMPVEQMLTAVQQSTTREMKRAGYPK from the coding sequence ATGAAAACCGTCAAACTGCTGCTCGGCACCACCTGTATTGCGATGATCGGCGCGACCCACGCGGCCGAAACCCTCACGGTCGCCACCGTCAACAATGCAGACATGATCCGCATGCAGCGCCTCTCCCAGACCTTCGAACAACAGAATCCAGAGATCGATCTCAACTGGGTCGTACTTGAAGAGAACGTACTGCGCCAGCGCTTGACCACTGACATCGCCACCCAGGGCGGGCAGTTCGACGTACTGACCATCGGCATGTACGAAGCCTCGCTGTGGGGTGACAAGGGCTGGCTAGCACCGATGACCGACCTGCCCGCCGATTACGATCTCGACGATGTATTCCCCTCGGTACGCGAAGGCCTATCGGTCGACGGCACCCTCTATGCGCTGCCCTTCTACGCCGAAAGCTCGATGACCTACTACCGCACCGACCTGTTCGAGCAGGCCGGTTTGCAGATGCCGGAACGCCCGACCTGGACGCAGATGGCTGAGTTCGCCGAGAAGTTGCACAAGCCCGATCAGGACCAGTACGGCATGTGCCTGCGCGGCAAGGCCGGCTGGGGCGAGAACATGGCATTGGTCACCACCGTCGCCAACGCCTTTGGCGCGCGCTGGTTCGATGAGCAATGGCAGCCTGAATTCAACAGTCCCGAATGGACCAAGGCGGCTACCTTCTATGTCGATCTGCTGAGCAAATACGGTCCACCGGGCGCCTCCAGCAACGGCTTCAACGAAAACCTGGCGCTGTTCAACACGGGCAAGTGCGCCATGTGGGTCGATGCCACCGTGGCTGGCTCCTTCGTCACCGACAGCTCGCAGAGCAAGGTGGCTGACAAGGTCGGCTTCGCCTTCGCGCCGCATCAGGACACCGACAAGGGATCGGCCTGGCTTTACTCCTGGGCGCTGGCGATTCCTACCAGCTCGCAGCAGAAGGAGGCCGCCAAGACCTTCGCCGCCTGGGCGACCTCCAAGGACTACGCCAAGCTGGTCGCCGAGACCGATGGCGTGGCCAACGTACCGCCGGGCACCCGCGAATCGACCTACAGCGAGGAGTACATGGCCGCGGCACCGTTTGCCGAGGTTACCCTGCAATCGCTGAAGCAGGCCGATCCCGCCTCGCCCTCGGCCAAGCCGGTGCCTTATGTCGGCATCCAGCTGGTGACCATTCCCGAGTTTCAGGCCATCGGCACCCAGGTCGGCAAGATGTTTGCCGCCGCCCTCACCGGGCAGATGCCGGTGGAGCAGATGCTAACCGCCGTGCAGCAGTCGACCACGCGCGAGATGAAGCGCGCGGGCTATCCCAAGTAG
- a CDS encoding AraC family transcriptional regulator produces MKGLKISDPSYELMDDHHGNSLIYREHGFPCPLVRWHNHKEYELHLIVASTGKVFIGDYVGNFGPDSLFLTGPHLPHNWISQVDDGEVVAKRDMLVNFTDELFEAGHSVFSELRSLTPMLERSRYGIEFRCRRTITEAGRLMQRVADSRGATRLGYFLIMLELLASCDDYQLLSGTTSAQLGDDNHADRTNMAVNYIFENYMRELPLEEVAGHLGMKPTYFSRFFKRATGRCYVEFVNSLRISKSCELLLDNEKPVTDVCFESGFNNLSNFNRRFQQLKGMTPSCYRRLVEQRLTAQNLAG; encoded by the coding sequence ATGAAAGGACTGAAGATCTCCGATCCCTCCTACGAGCTGATGGACGACCACCACGGCAACTCGCTGATCTACCGGGAGCACGGCTTCCCCTGCCCTCTGGTGCGTTGGCATAACCACAAGGAGTACGAGCTGCACCTGATCGTCGCCAGTACCGGCAAGGTATTCATTGGCGATTACGTGGGCAACTTCGGTCCGGACAGCCTGTTTCTCACCGGCCCGCATCTACCGCACAACTGGATCAGCCAGGTCGATGACGGCGAAGTCGTCGCCAAGCGAGACATGCTGGTCAATTTCACCGACGAGTTGTTCGAAGCGGGCCACAGCGTATTTTCCGAGCTGCGCAGCCTGACGCCGATGCTCGAACGCTCGCGTTATGGCATCGAGTTCCGCTGCCGCCGCACGATCACCGAGGCCGGTCGATTGATGCAGCGAGTGGCTGACAGCCGCGGCGCCACCCGTCTCGGCTATTTCCTGATCATGCTCGAACTGCTCGCCAGTTGTGACGACTATCAACTGCTGTCCGGCACTACCTCAGCGCAGCTGGGAGATGACAACCACGCCGACCGCACCAACATGGCGGTCAACTACATCTTCGAGAACTACATGCGCGAACTGCCGCTCGAAGAAGTCGCCGGCCATCTGGGCATGAAGCCCACCTACTTCTCGCGCTTTTTCAAGCGTGCCACCGGGCGTTGCTACGTCGAGTTCGTGAACAGTCTGCGCATCAGCAAATCCTGCGAGCTTTTGCTGGACAACGAAAAGCCGGTCACCGACGTCTGTTTCGAGTCCGGTTTCAACAACCTCTCCAATTTCAATCGCCGCTTCCAGCAGCTCAAAGGCATGACGCCCTCGTGTTACCGCCGCCTGGTCGAGCAGCGGCTGACGGCGCAGAACCTGGCCGGCTGA
- a CDS encoding carbohydrate kinase: MYLICGEALFDVFTATGDGPSNRLTLEAVAGGSPFNVAVGLSRLGVPVALFGGISSDSFGERLRQILSEEGVVDTYLVPFEAATTLAMVALGADGSPRYSFRGEGCADRLLEEAHLKPLSDDICAIHVGSYSLVVPPIADTLQTLVARESHRRLISMDPNVRLNVEPSLPRWRERVDAFAKHAHLIKVSDEDLALLYPGEAPERIAQGWLKDRCELVLLTRGREGAQLFSRKHGQLYAAAKPTVVRDTVGAGDTFQAALLSYLHEQRVQTAAGLAELDREQLEAMLGFAVQAAAITCSRTGPDLPYRYEIDWPNLVPGL, from the coding sequence ATGTACCTGATCTGTGGCGAAGCCTTGTTCGATGTATTCACTGCGACCGGGGACGGCCCGAGCAACCGACTGACATTGGAGGCGGTTGCGGGCGGCTCACCCTTCAACGTCGCCGTTGGCCTTTCGAGGCTGGGCGTGCCGGTAGCCTTGTTCGGCGGGATTTCCAGCGACAGTTTCGGTGAACGCCTGCGCCAGATCCTGAGCGAGGAAGGCGTGGTCGATACCTACTTAGTGCCGTTCGAAGCAGCCACCACCCTGGCGATGGTCGCGCTCGGCGCCGACGGCTCGCCACGCTACAGCTTTCGTGGCGAAGGCTGCGCCGACCGTCTGCTCGAGGAAGCGCACCTCAAGCCGCTGAGTGACGATATCTGTGCCATTCATGTCGGCTCTTACAGTCTGGTCGTGCCGCCGATCGCCGATACCCTGCAGACGCTGGTCGCGCGTGAGAGCCACAGGCGCCTGATCTCCATGGATCCCAACGTACGCCTCAACGTCGAGCCCAGCCTGCCGCGCTGGCGCGAACGTGTCGACGCGTTCGCCAAACACGCGCACCTGATCAAGGTCAGCGACGAGGATCTCGCGTTGCTCTATCCCGGCGAGGCACCCGAGCGCATTGCCCAAGGCTGGTTGAAGGATCGCTGTGAACTGGTATTGCTGACACGTGGCCGCGAAGGCGCGCAGCTGTTCAGCCGTAAGCATGGTCAGCTCTACGCAGCCGCAAAGCCTACGGTAGTTCGCGACACCGTTGGAGCGGGCGATACCTTCCAGGCCGCGCTGTTGAGTTATCTGCATGAGCAGCGTGTCCAGACCGCGGCGGGGCTTGCCGAACTGGATCGCGAACAACTCGAGGCGATGCTCGGATTCGCTGTGCAAGCAGCGGCCATCACCTGTTCACGCACCGGGCCGGACCTGCCCTACCGATACGAAATTGACTGGCCGAATTTGGTTCCAGGTCTATAA
- a CDS encoding porin, producing MHNNKKAVSTLLPLALVSAVAMSVSQLASAEIVLYDQDDTRFSTDGYFNTFYVHSDVDRAGEQFDRKQSRVKMGFLPNYIGFNFSKQVNDLKLGGRSSFWVTINDSDTNGTETGIDVRQFYATVSNDAWGEVLFGKDFGLFARSNILLDEMLTGYGQVSDTLGLVDGGGVSFGNIGTGYPYPFPTSQVTYRSPVISGVRVAVGIMDPVDTTEDTSSTLDKAYQEEPRLEAEVTYQFELGGTHLYTWINAMQQSSDNTDDSIEDVTSKGLGYGVQAKMGSFSLTASGFQAEGINPFFTNNAGEALLREVDSDGYLLQGSYRFGKNRIALSYGKTKDDGNGLGTAADYETRGIALFHDINDNLKLVAELNEFEIAGRDTGAVDEDTRTFAMGAALSF from the coding sequence ATGCACAACAACAAGAAAGCCGTTTCAACCCTGCTGCCTCTGGCCCTGGTCAGTGCCGTTGCCATGTCGGTGAGCCAATTGGCATCGGCTGAGATCGTGCTTTACGACCAGGACGACACCCGTTTTTCCACCGACGGTTACTTCAATACCTTCTACGTCCATAGCGATGTCGATCGTGCCGGCGAGCAATTTGACCGCAAGCAGTCGCGGGTCAAGATGGGTTTCCTGCCCAATTACATCGGCTTCAACTTCAGCAAGCAGGTCAATGACCTCAAGCTCGGCGGTCGCTCCTCTTTCTGGGTGACCATCAACGACAGCGACACCAATGGCACCGAAACCGGTATCGACGTTCGCCAGTTCTACGCCACGGTGTCTAACGATGCCTGGGGCGAGGTGCTGTTCGGCAAGGATTTCGGCCTGTTCGCCCGTTCCAACATCCTGCTCGACGAAATGCTCACCGGCTATGGCCAGGTCAGCGACACCCTGGGGCTGGTGGACGGTGGCGGCGTGTCCTTCGGCAACATCGGCACCGGCTATCCGTACCCGTTCCCGACATCGCAGGTTACTTACCGCTCCCCGGTCATAAGCGGTGTGCGCGTGGCGGTCGGCATCATGGACCCGGTGGACACCACTGAGGACACCAGCTCCACCCTCGACAAGGCCTACCAGGAAGAGCCGCGTCTGGAAGCCGAGGTGACCTACCAGTTCGAGCTGGGCGGCACCCACCTCTATACCTGGATCAACGCCATGCAGCAGAGCTCGGACAACACCGACGACAGCATCGAGGACGTGACCTCCAAGGGCCTCGGCTACGGCGTGCAGGCGAAGATGGGCAGCTTCTCGCTGACCGCGTCGGGCTTCCAGGCCGAAGGCATCAACCCGTTCTTCACCAATAACGCCGGCGAAGCCTTGCTGCGCGAGGTGGACAGCGATGGCTACCTGCTACAGGGCTCCTATCGTTTCGGCAAGAACCGCATTGCGCTGTCGTACGGTAAGACCAAGGATGACGGCAACGGTCTGGGCACCGCCGCCGATTATGAAACCCGCGGCATCGCGCTGTTCCACGATATCAATGACAACCTCAAGTTGGTCGCCGAACTCAACGAGTTCGAGATCGCTGGACGCGATACCGGTGCCGTCGACGAAGACACCCGGACTTTTGCTATGGGCGCTGCGCTGAGCTTCTGA
- the nosP gene encoding nitric oxide-sensing protein NosP has translation MSEARLAETVAQDLARQLIHPHLGFVLFFCSAEYDLPALADALQQYFGGVRLVGCTSAGEITAQGYSRSCVSAIGFDHRNFSIACELIDEMERFSLVDAQQMVERLGSACRSNSLAPIKDHSFALTLLDGLSSREEQVLAALSAAFGSIPHFGGSAGDDNHLADTHVYYDGKFHNGAAIVVLINTWLDFEVFTTHHILPNGEKLVVTQADSNGRRVFELNAEPAAEEYARLIGVHVADLDHRLFAAHPLAVRINEQYYVRSIQKVNEDLSLTFYCAVENGIVLTAMQPGPLMPNLEALFRRLENRLGPPLLTIGCDCFLRRLEIEANGASEQVSAFLKRQQVIGFNTYGEQFNGMHINQTFTGVAIGRPGGRGGH, from the coding sequence ATGTCCGAAGCGCGGCTGGCTGAAACGGTGGCCCAGGATCTGGCGCGCCAGTTGATCCATCCGCACCTGGGTTTCGTGCTGTTCTTCTGCTCCGCCGAGTACGACCTGCCGGCATTGGCCGATGCGTTGCAGCAGTACTTCGGTGGCGTGCGTCTGGTGGGCTGTACCTCGGCGGGCGAGATTACCGCCCAGGGCTACAGCCGCAGCTGCGTCAGTGCCATAGGCTTCGACCACCGCAACTTTTCCATTGCCTGCGAGCTGATCGACGAGATGGAGCGCTTCAGCCTGGTCGATGCCCAGCAAATGGTGGAGCGGCTGGGCAGCGCCTGTCGCAGCAACTCCCTCGCGCCGATCAAGGACCACAGCTTCGCCCTGACCCTGCTCGACGGCCTATCCAGTCGTGAGGAACAAGTGCTCGCGGCGCTCAGCGCAGCCTTCGGCAGCATTCCACATTTCGGCGGCTCAGCGGGCGACGACAACCACCTGGCTGACACCCACGTCTATTACGACGGCAAGTTCCACAACGGCGCAGCCATCGTGGTGCTGATCAATACCTGGCTGGATTTCGAGGTGTTCACCACCCACCACATCCTGCCCAATGGCGAGAAGCTGGTGGTCACCCAGGCCGACAGCAACGGCCGCCGGGTCTTCGAGCTGAATGCCGAGCCGGCCGCCGAGGAATACGCCCGGTTGATCGGCGTGCATGTTGCCGATCTCGATCATCGGCTGTTCGCCGCGCATCCGCTGGCGGTGCGCATCAACGAGCAGTACTACGTGCGCTCGATACAGAAGGTCAACGAGGACCTGAGCCTGACGTTCTACTGCGCGGTGGAGAACGGCATCGTGCTGACGGCCATGCAGCCCGGCCCGTTGATGCCCAATCTCGAAGCGCTATTCCGGCGCCTCGAAAACCGCCTGGGCCCGCCGCTGCTCACCATCGGCTGCGACTGTTTCCTGCGCCGCCTGGAAATCGAAGCCAACGGTGCCAGCGAGCAGGTGTCGGCTTTTCTCAAGCGCCAGCAGGTGATCGGCTTCAACACCTACGGAGAGCAGTTCAATGGCATGCATATCAACCAGACCTTCACCGGTGTTGCCATTGGCCGACCAGGAGGGCGGGGCGGTCATTGA
- the nahK gene encoding hybrid sensor histidine kinase/response regulator NahK/ErcS' has translation MACISTRPSPVLPLADQEGGAVIELLARQTELERENRKLVRINAALIERVESSGAGRDAPYAAFQHSVELAEQVRERTDALNQTMAELQGSNQLLSDARLRAETAHQHLVDAIESISDAFVLFDCEQRIVLFNRRFKSLWNRTPVRINAGTRLADVRQLAKSTGLIVEEHQGKGDEPTVYRLNNGRWVQVSERPTREGGLVMLYTDITEVKVSETMRREQALAQKSRLLQRAVDNLSQGVAMVGAEGTLELWNRRFLELCGLAPIEAHRPFDEVMAESELKLLTPNSRDGNGRPIRELEQRLFDGRMLEIRTHALPTGGFVNTFTDITDRYRHAEALRESERWIRLITDHVPALIAYVSSDLTYEFTNKVYEQWYRWPSEGMLGQSLPEVHSGEHWRQLAPYIDRALSGENVSFEMSECNHAGQQRYMLRSYVPNRLSSGEVAGIFVLIQDITDRRRTAEALHQAYQNLEQRVRERTAELTSLNDQLLREIEERSLVEARLREAKRESELANLSKTKFLAAVSHDLLQPLNAARLFTSALLEQPAEPSGGLVRNISNSLEDVENLLGTLVDISKLDAGVIKPDIAPFAVSELLENLAMEFRQIAGAERLQLDSIPSSALVRSDIQLLARILRNLLTNAIRYTPQGRVLLGCRRRRQRLSIEVWDTGVGIAEDKLEEIFQEFKRGEGVRPNQDRGLGLGLAIVEKIARMLGHRIQVSSQPGRGSRFAIEVPLAKRAPMTRAEPTTTELVLQRLQGARVWVLDNDTAICAGMRTLLEGWGCLVITALSEEDLARQVDDFHAEADLLIADYHLDNGHTGIDVVAKVNARRASPLPALMITANYSNDLKQQVRELGHMLMHKPVRPMKLKTAMCHMLEHGLAG, from the coding sequence ATGGCATGCATATCAACCAGACCTTCACCGGTGTTGCCATTGGCCGACCAGGAGGGCGGGGCGGTCATTGAACTGCTGGCGCGCCAGACCGAGCTGGAGCGTGAGAACCGCAAGCTGGTGCGGATCAATGCCGCGCTGATCGAGCGCGTCGAGTCCAGCGGCGCGGGGCGTGATGCACCCTATGCGGCGTTCCAGCATTCGGTAGAGCTGGCCGAGCAGGTACGCGAGCGTACCGACGCGCTGAACCAGACGATGGCTGAACTCCAGGGCAGCAACCAGCTGCTCAGCGATGCGCGCCTGCGGGCGGAAACCGCACACCAGCACTTGGTCGACGCCATCGAGAGCATCTCCGATGCCTTTGTGCTGTTCGACTGCGAGCAGCGCATCGTTCTGTTCAATCGGCGCTTCAAATCGCTGTGGAACCGAACCCCGGTGCGCATCAACGCTGGCACGCGATTGGCCGATGTGCGGCAGCTGGCCAAGAGCACAGGGCTCATCGTCGAGGAACATCAAGGCAAGGGCGATGAGCCCACAGTCTATCGACTGAACAACGGCCGCTGGGTACAGGTCAGTGAACGACCGACTCGCGAGGGTGGGTTGGTGATGCTCTACACCGACATCACCGAGGTGAAAGTCAGCGAAACCATGCGCCGCGAACAGGCGCTGGCGCAGAAGTCGCGTCTGCTGCAACGCGCGGTGGACAACCTGTCCCAAGGCGTGGCCATGGTGGGCGCCGAGGGCACGCTGGAACTGTGGAACCGGCGTTTTCTCGAACTCTGCGGGCTTGCTCCGATCGAGGCGCATCGGCCGTTCGATGAGGTGATGGCAGAGAGCGAGCTGAAGCTCCTGACGCCCAACAGTCGAGATGGTAACGGGCGACCTATCCGTGAGCTGGAGCAGCGCCTGTTCGACGGACGCATGCTGGAGATCCGCACCCATGCGCTGCCCACCGGCGGCTTCGTCAACACCTTCACCGACATCACCGATCGCTACCGCCACGCCGAGGCGCTGCGTGAGAGCGAACGTTGGATCCGCCTGATCACCGACCACGTACCGGCGCTGATTGCCTACGTGTCTTCCGATCTGACCTACGAGTTCACCAACAAGGTCTACGAGCAATGGTACCGCTGGCCCAGCGAAGGCATGCTCGGGCAGAGCCTGCCCGAAGTGCACAGCGGCGAGCATTGGCGGCAGCTGGCGCCTTATATCGACCGCGCCTTGTCCGGCGAAAACGTCAGCTTCGAGATGTCCGAGTGCAACCATGCCGGTCAGCAGCGCTACATGCTGCGTTCCTACGTACCGAACCGGCTTTCCAGCGGCGAGGTCGCCGGCATCTTCGTGCTGATCCAGGACATCACCGACCGCCGGCGTACCGCCGAGGCGCTGCACCAGGCCTATCAGAACCTGGAGCAGCGAGTGCGCGAGCGCACCGCCGAACTGACCAGCCTCAACGACCAGCTGTTGCGCGAGATCGAAGAGCGCAGCCTGGTTGAAGCACGGTTGCGCGAGGCCAAGCGCGAGTCGGAGCTGGCCAACCTGTCCAAGACCAAGTTTCTCGCAGCCGTCAGCCATGACTTGTTGCAGCCGCTGAATGCCGCGCGGCTGTTCACTAGCGCTTTGCTGGAGCAGCCGGCAGAGCCCAGCGGCGGGCTGGTGCGCAACATCAGCAACTCACTGGAGGACGTGGAGAATCTGCTCGGCACCCTGGTGGACATTTCCAAGCTCGACGCCGGCGTGATCAAGCCCGATATCGCTCCGTTCGCCGTCAGTGAACTGCTGGAGAACCTGGCCATGGAGTTCCGCCAGATCGCCGGGGCCGAGCGCCTGCAGCTGGATTCCATCCCCAGTTCGGCACTGGTGCGCAGCGATATCCAACTGCTGGCGCGCATCCTGCGCAATCTGCTGACCAATGCCATCCGCTATACGCCGCAGGGGCGCGTGCTGCTGGGCTGCCGGCGGCGTCGGCAGCGGCTGTCGATCGAGGTGTGGGACACCGGCGTCGGCATCGCCGAGGACAAGCTTGAGGAAATCTTCCAGGAGTTCAAACGCGGGGAGGGCGTGCGGCCGAACCAGGACCGCGGGCTGGGCCTCGGCCTGGCCATCGTCGAGAAGATCGCGCGCATGCTCGGCCATCGCATTCAGGTCAGCTCGCAGCCGGGGCGAGGGTCCCGGTTCGCCATCGAGGTGCCGCTGGCCAAGCGCGCCCCCATGACACGTGCCGAGCCGACCACCACTGAGCTGGTGCTGCAGCGTTTGCAGGGCGCGCGGGTCTGGGTGCTGGATAACGACACGGCGATCTGCGCCGGCATGCGCACCCTGCTCGAAGGCTGGGGTTGCTTGGTGATCACCGCATTGTCGGAAGAAGATCTGGCGCGCCAGGTGGACGACTTCCATGCCGAGGCCGATCTGCTGATCGCCGACTACCACCTGGACAACGGTCACACCGGCATCGACGTGGTCGCCAAGGTCAACGCCCGCCGCGCCAGCCCGCTGCCTGCGCTGATGATCACCGCCAACTACAGCAACGACCTCAAGCAGCAGGTACGCGAGCTGGGCCACATGCTGATGCACAAGCCGGTACGGCCGATGAAGCTCAAGACCGCCATGTGCCACATGCTGGAGCATGGGCTGGCGGGCTGA
- a CDS encoding response regulator transcription factor, producing MYKILIADDHPLFREAIHNVIRDGFPDSEILETADLDSALALTLEHDDLDLVLLDLNMPGMHGLNGLINLRNEAPTIPVVIVSAEQDKQIVLQAITYGAVGFITKSSPRAQMTEAIEQILNGNVYLPSDIIRSQKSGRRQTSYNEPSIPPELLQALTRKQLLVLERMTKGESNKQIAYNLDIAETTVKAHVSAILRKLNVHNRVQAILSAGDIDFTAYLRR from the coding sequence TTGTACAAGATATTGATTGCCGACGACCATCCGCTGTTTCGCGAAGCCATCCACAACGTCATCCGCGACGGCTTTCCTGACAGCGAAATTCTGGAAACCGCCGACCTCGACAGTGCCTTGGCCTTGACGCTCGAACACGACGACCTCGACCTGGTCCTGCTCGACCTCAACATGCCCGGCATGCATGGCCTGAACGGGCTGATCAACCTGCGCAACGAGGCGCCGACGATTCCGGTGGTGATCGTTTCCGCCGAGCAGGACAAGCAAATCGTGTTGCAGGCGATCACCTACGGCGCGGTCGGTTTCATCACCAAGTCTTCGCCTCGCGCACAGATGACCGAGGCCATCGAGCAAATTCTCAACGGCAACGTCTACCTGCCCTCGGACATTATCCGCAGCCAGAAAAGCGGCCGGCGCCAGACCAGCTACAACGAACCTTCGATCCCGCCCGAGCTGCTGCAGGCGCTGACCCGCAAGCAACTACTGGTGCTGGAGCGCATGACCAAGGGCGAATCCAACAAGCAGATCGCCTATAACCTCGACATCGCCGAAACCACGGTCAAGGCCCACGTCTCGGCGATCCTGCGCAAGCTCAACGTGCACAACCGCGTGCAGGCGATTCTCTCGGCCGGCGATATCGACTTCACCGCCTACCTGCGTCGCTGA
- a CDS encoding PQQ-dependent catabolism-associated CXXCW motif protein translates to MPRLPLLIVILTCLGINQTASAQADDELFSAEGYRQAHYRSPTPATAEGAQTLDTASLRTLLDDEPQLVLVDVYRRQWLAGRFIETEAHSNLPGSVWLPNTGDGALTPEWADYFARNLARISRGRFDQPLVFYCRSDCWLGWNATRRAHALGYTNLYWYRDGVDGWEQAGLPLSPATPEALNGPE, encoded by the coding sequence ATGCCGCGTCTACCGTTACTGATCGTCATATTGACCTGCCTGGGCATCAACCAGACAGCATCGGCGCAAGCGGATGACGAGCTGTTCTCCGCCGAGGGTTACCGCCAGGCGCACTACCGCAGCCCGACGCCCGCCACCGCCGAAGGTGCGCAAACGCTGGACACCGCCTCGCTACGCACATTGCTGGATGACGAGCCGCAGCTGGTGCTGGTGGATGTCTATCGTCGCCAGTGGCTGGCCGGTCGCTTCATCGAAACCGAGGCGCACTCCAACCTGCCCGGCAGCGTCTGGCTGCCCAATACCGGGGATGGAGCCCTCACACCGGAATGGGCGGACTATTTCGCTAGGAACCTTGCCCGTATCAGCCGGGGGCGTTTCGACCAGCCGCTGGTATTCTACTGCCGCTCCGATTGCTGGCTGGGCTGGAACGCCACCCGACGGGCTCACGCACTGGGCTACACGAACCTTTACTGGTATCGCGATGGCGTGGACGGCTGGGAACAGGCCGGCCTGCCCCTGAGCCCCGCAACGCCGGAGGCTCTGAACGGTCCGGAATGA